In one Leptospiraceae bacterium genomic region, the following are encoded:
- a CDS encoding protein kinase — protein sequence MLELKQFKEYQILDTIYESRNSILYMAKKDSSHKIILKTLNRQYPGPNDLLRMNNEFSFLSKLGDIPGVINVYGLKVKEHFPILELEYFNGLPLKQYIERREFSILELIQVCIRIVETLSKIHSRKIIHKDISPSNILLNKKNLEIRFIDFGISEKLGSQTKFTDNKNDNLEGTVLYISPEQTGRVNARIDYRSDLYSLGCTMYHIFTGEPPFQDKDFSKLIFSHIARIPKAPIEIESSLPPALSEIILKLMSKNPEDRYQSANGLMYDLEKLLGIFKSKKKLSSISFPIGLGDESGIFKLSDKLYGREKELGLVRKSLFDLFSGKSSKIIIRGNSGSGKSSLVYKILNQKYEKDFTFLELKFEQFSRSPFEAVRVSLNHFCDIILAGDEEKLLYWKNKFIELLGEYLNLFLEFIPNLRYIIGGGEKTIHTNFEEGKIVFDIYKNIFLTLCQKELPLVLFMDDIQWADESSLRLINLFLNEQIPHLLFVASSKLEEDPVLHEEEKLHYSKHDPSIHEITISDLGIDELKLLVSENLTLSKEDTEKLSLLIFEKTNGNPFFVNELLRSLYNNKIIHFEFGTEDTNGQWRYDYTASEKIEVSNNVIQLMSYKIESLSPESKKILSYASCIGNTFDLKILSIINSKSVNETLDTFWEVIQKKLVYQITNIYDKTHVSKELLFRFIHDKVQQAVYYSIPDYEKKNIHYSIGKILLEQYLEDKSKYGDNKVYEILEHFQHAYEKVNDRRYYIHLAEMNLKAGRIARSSFSYQSAMRYFENGILLCEKNIEETKDLKFSLYRELAETAYNAGDVDKGDKVCREALELANTHAEKVKVFLIQMARLQAEAKYSEAMDLAKETLQYIGIIVPAREEIPELLHVYLDKIDSFLSNREVMSMMDFPNNEDELYHVTMQTFSYLLIASYLGSQIELIPWTITSMVLLCIENGNNEISPLAYVQYGFLMCSIYKDYTRGYEFGKLSIILSNQYQNRQIRGSVYYYFASQIAHWFEPLKDILLYLDKAFKDNIQSGNLIYADYTGSQYLSFRMISGFPLDKLYEEQQRFLPFSSSFNPKGYEGGIRPGIVQPMLQLLSLSNNTYNFDSEMFSEERYLEEFKDYPVFLAWFYHAKLRSLYLFEEWEELKEILDTPEIVAMGLPGTPIIPEAYFYAALGICNLYYELEENKKEYYSSLLDFYLSEFAVWSSNSPRNYSCKYYLILAEKAKMENKIETALFYYDKAVAFSRESEMIHIEALCMELQAKLWAVRKKDDLVIFYMQKAVQLYMLWSAKRKVSQLQEKYPGYQWEQERKSGSNSENTTSVLKSFHSGPFIGSIDFSSVLDASRAIAGEIVFTELLHKLIEIVMQNSGAESAFLLVKKQGKLIVEDYNSLNRLISVPCRLEEFSHLPHTIIYYVERTFSTLVLSDACREPRFMNDRYIQEYQPHSILCTPLMDRGNLLGIIYLENRITKGAFTQERVQVLELISSQAAISLENSLLYSSLEEKVEERTKSLQKALNEVKALKEQQDGDYFLISILTEPLGPNLVKSDRVNIEFFLKQKKSFQFHGEEYEIGGDINIAHSIRLQGKNCVVFLNGDAMGKSSQGAGGVLVLGTAFGVIIDRTKSSKWGERLSPSQWIANAFVEMHRVFLSFRGLMSMSAFLGIIDEESGTLYYISAEHPPPILYRNKKASFMEVNKKLRKLGTIGIHELEVKDILTIEQQLEKGDIIVSASDGREDVLVEDENGEVFMNSDETVFLRLLEDSSANIKEVVEKLLYRGEITDDLSILKVEYK from the coding sequence ATGTTAGAATTAAAGCAGTTTAAAGAATATCAGATCCTTGATACCATCTATGAGAGTCGAAATTCGATTCTATATATGGCTAAAAAGGATAGTTCCCATAAAATCATTCTCAAAACACTAAACCGTCAGTATCCGGGCCCTAATGACCTTTTACGGATGAATAATGAATTTAGTTTTTTAAGTAAATTGGGGGATATTCCCGGTGTAATCAATGTTTACGGTTTGAAGGTTAAGGAACATTTTCCTATTTTAGAATTAGAGTATTTTAATGGCCTTCCACTAAAGCAATATATAGAGAGAAGGGAATTTAGTATTCTGGAACTTATCCAGGTTTGTATTCGTATTGTAGAAACCCTGAGTAAAATACATTCCAGAAAAATTATCCACAAAGATATAAGCCCTTCTAATATTTTATTGAATAAGAAGAACCTCGAAATACGTTTCATTGATTTTGGAATTTCTGAAAAGCTTGGAAGCCAAACAAAATTTACTGATAATAAAAATGATAATTTGGAGGGAACCGTTCTCTACATTTCTCCGGAACAAACCGGTCGGGTAAATGCGAGAATAGATTATCGCTCTGATTTATATTCTCTTGGTTGTACAATGTATCACATCTTTACAGGAGAGCCTCCTTTTCAAGATAAGGATTTTAGTAAGTTAATTTTTTCTCATATAGCGAGAATTCCGAAGGCCCCAATTGAAATTGAAAGTAGCCTTCCCCCTGCACTCTCAGAGATCATTTTAAAATTGATGAGTAAAAATCCGGAAGATAGGTACCAGAGTGCGAATGGTCTTATGTATGATTTGGAGAAACTATTAGGAATTTTTAAAAGTAAAAAGAAATTAAGTTCTATATCCTTTCCAATAGGACTCGGAGATGAGTCAGGAATTTTTAAGCTTTCTGATAAGTTATACGGAAGGGAAAAAGAACTGGGTTTAGTACGGAAATCACTTTTTGATCTTTTTTCCGGGAAAAGTTCTAAAATCATAATCAGGGGCAATTCGGGAAGCGGTAAAAGTTCTCTGGTATATAAAATACTAAATCAAAAATATGAAAAAGACTTTACTTTTTTAGAGCTTAAGTTCGAACAATTTTCCAGAAGTCCTTTTGAAGCGGTACGTGTTTCTTTAAATCATTTTTGTGATATTATCCTGGCCGGAGATGAAGAAAAACTTCTATATTGGAAAAATAAGTTTATTGAGCTTTTAGGAGAATACCTTAATTTATTTTTAGAATTCATACCGAATCTTCGTTATATAATAGGTGGTGGTGAAAAGACAATACATACAAACTTTGAAGAAGGGAAAATTGTTTTTGATATTTATAAAAATATTTTTTTGACTCTTTGCCAGAAAGAACTCCCTCTTGTACTTTTTATGGATGACATTCAGTGGGCCGATGAATCCTCTTTAAGATTAATTAACTTATTTCTGAATGAACAGATTCCGCATCTTCTATTTGTTGCGAGTAGTAAACTTGAAGAAGATCCGGTTTTACATGAAGAAGAAAAATTACATTACTCAAAACATGATCCATCTATTCATGAAATAACCATTAGTGATTTGGGTATAGACGAACTTAAACTTTTAGTAAGTGAAAATTTGACTTTATCCAAAGAAGATACTGAGAAATTATCACTTCTAATTTTTGAAAAAACAAATGGAAATCCATTTTTTGTCAATGAGTTACTCAGGAGTTTGTATAACAATAAGATAATCCATTTTGAATTTGGAACAGAAGACACAAATGGTCAATGGAGATATGATTATACAGCTTCCGAAAAAATAGAAGTTTCGAACAATGTTATACAGCTCATGTCATATAAGATTGAAAGTTTAAGTCCTGAATCCAAGAAGATTCTATCTTATGCCTCCTGCATTGGTAATACCTTTGATCTTAAAATACTTTCCATTATTAATAGTAAGAGTGTTAATGAAACTTTAGATACTTTTTGGGAAGTTATACAAAAGAAATTAGTCTATCAGATAACGAATATATATGATAAAACACATGTTTCAAAAGAGTTATTATTTAGATTTATACATGATAAAGTACAGCAGGCTGTTTATTATTCTATACCGGATTATGAAAAGAAGAACATTCATTATTCGATAGGAAAGATTCTCCTTGAACAATATCTGGAAGATAAGTCTAAATATGGTGATAATAAGGTTTATGAAATTTTAGAACATTTCCAACATGCCTATGAAAAAGTAAATGACCGCAGATATTATATACATCTGGCAGAAATGAACTTAAAAGCCGGTCGTATTGCACGCTCTTCTTTCTCTTATCAGTCTGCAATGAGATATTTTGAAAATGGTATATTACTCTGTGAAAAGAATATAGAGGAAACAAAAGATTTAAAATTTAGTCTATACAGGGAGCTTGCAGAAACAGCCTATAATGCAGGTGATGTAGACAAAGGAGATAAAGTCTGCCGGGAAGCTCTTGAACTGGCAAATACCCATGCCGAAAAAGTAAAGGTATTTCTGATACAGATGGCAAGACTTCAGGCTGAAGCTAAATATAGCGAAGCTATGGATCTGGCCAAAGAAACTCTGCAATATATAGGAATTATTGTACCGGCACGAGAGGAAATCCCGGAGTTACTACACGTATACCTTGATAAAATTGATTCCTTTTTATCGAATCGAGAAGTAATGAGCATGATGGATTTTCCAAATAATGAGGACGAGTTATATCATGTTACGATGCAAACATTTTCCTATTTATTAATTGCTTCTTATCTTGGTAGCCAGATAGAATTAATTCCCTGGACAATTACTTCTATGGTTCTTCTCTGTATTGAAAATGGGAATAATGAAATATCCCCCCTTGCTTATGTACAGTACGGTTTTCTAATGTGTTCTATCTACAAAGATTATACAAGAGGATATGAGTTTGGAAAGTTAAGCATTATTCTTTCCAACCAGTACCAGAACAGGCAGATAAGGGGATCGGTTTATTATTACTTTGCTTCTCAAATTGCACACTGGTTCGAACCTCTAAAAGATATATTATTATATCTGGATAAAGCCTTCAAAGATAATATACAGAGTGGAAATTTAATTTATGCAGATTATACAGGTTCCCAATATCTATCGTTTCGAATGATATCGGGATTTCCTCTGGATAAACTATACGAAGAACAGCAAAGATTTCTACCTTTCTCATCAAGTTTTAATCCTAAAGGTTATGAAGGAGGAATTCGACCGGGCATTGTGCAACCCATGCTTCAACTCCTATCATTATCCAACAATACCTATAATTTTGATAGTGAAATGTTTTCGGAGGAGAGGTATCTTGAGGAGTTTAAAGACTACCCTGTTTTTTTAGCCTGGTTTTACCATGCTAAACTTCGTAGCTTATATCTTTTTGAAGAGTGGGAAGAATTAAAAGAAATATTAGATACTCCTGAAATTGTTGCTATGGGACTTCCGGGAACACCTATAATCCCCGAAGCTTATTTTTATGCTGCTCTCGGAATTTGTAATTTATATTACGAATTGGAAGAGAATAAAAAAGAATATTACAGCAGTTTATTAGATTTTTACCTTTCTGAATTTGCTGTTTGGTCAAGTAATTCTCCACGAAACTATTCATGCAAATATTATCTGATTCTTGCTGAAAAAGCAAAGATGGAAAATAAAATAGAAACGGCACTTTTCTATTATGATAAAGCAGTAGCTTTTTCGAGAGAGAGTGAAATGATTCATATAGAAGCTTTATGCATGGAGTTACAGGCAAAGTTATGGGCTGTGAGAAAGAAAGATGATCTGGTCATTTTTTACATGCAAAAAGCCGTGCAGTTATATATGCTTTGGTCAGCCAAGAGAAAGGTAAGCCAATTGCAGGAAAAATACCCCGGCTATCAGTGGGAACAGGAACGTAAGTCGGGGTCAAATAGCGAGAACACTACTTCCGTTTTAAAGTCTTTCCATTCAGGACCTTTTATAGGAAGTATTGATTTTTCATCAGTTTTAGACGCTTCAAGAGCTATAGCTGGAGAAATTGTTTTTACCGAGTTATTGCATAAGTTAATTGAAATTGTAATGCAAAATTCCGGAGCTGAATCTGCATTTTTATTGGTAAAAAAACAGGGAAAATTGATTGTAGAAGATTATAATAGTCTTAATAGATTGATAAGTGTCCCCTGTCGACTTGAAGAATTTTCACACCTACCTCATACAATTATTTACTATGTAGAAAGAACCTTCAGTACACTGGTTTTAAGCGATGCCTGCCGAGAGCCTCGTTTCATGAATGATAGATATATACAGGAATATCAACCCCATTCTATTCTTTGCACACCTTTAATGGATAGGGGAAATTTACTGGGCATTATCTATCTGGAAAATCGGATTACAAAAGGAGCCTTTACCCAGGAAAGAGTTCAGGTTCTTGAATTGATTTCCTCTCAGGCTGCTATTTCATTAGAAAATTCTTTACTTTATTCCAGCCTCGAAGAAAAGGTAGAAGAAAGAACGAAAAGTTTGCAAAAAGCTTTGAATGAAGTAAAGGCCTTAAAAGAACAACAGGATGGGGATTATTTTTTGATTTCGATCCTGACCGAACCTCTTGGACCTAATTTAGTTAAAAGTGATAGGGTTAATATCGAATTTTTCTTAAAGCAAAAAAAATCTTTTCAATTTCATGGAGAAGAATATGAAATCGGAGGAGATATAAACATTGCGCATAGTATACGACTACAAGGCAAGAACTGTGTGGTATTTCTGAATGGAGATGCTATGGGCAAATCGAGTCAGGGTGCCGGTGGGGTTCTGGTACTCGGAACAGCTTTCGGAGTTATCATTGACAGGACTAAGAGTTCGAAGTGGGGAGAACGATTAAGTCCTTCTCAATGGATTGCAAATGCTTTTGTTGAAATGCATCGTGTTTTCTTAAGTTTTCGTGGTCTGATGTCTATGTCAGCTTTTTTAGGTATTATTGATGAAGAAAGCGGAACTTTATATTACATTTCTGCTGAACATCCTCCACCGATTCTTTATAGAAATAAAAAAGCCAGTTTCATGGAAGTTAATAAAAAATTAAGAAAGTTAGGAACTATAGGTATTCATGAATTAGAAGTAAAGGATATACTCACAATTGAGCAACAATTAGAAAAAGGAGATATAATAGTTTCAGCTTCTGATGGTAGAGAAGATGTTCTGGTAGAAGATGAAAATGGTGAAGTATTTATGAATTCAGATGAAACTGTTTTCCTTCGTTTACTGGAAGATTCTTCCGCTAACATAAAGGAGGTTGTTGAAAAACTTCTGTATAGGGGAGAAATTACAGATGATCTTTCTATATTAAAAGTAGAATATAAATAA